Proteins found in one Panicum hallii strain FIL2 chromosome 4, PHallii_v3.1, whole genome shotgun sequence genomic segment:
- the LOC112890369 gene encoding uncharacterized protein LOC112890369 produces the protein MEVTPPAADAAVNDPDWRAPLLAYLLDEVLPANIIEARRIARRTKMYVATDGELYQCSPSTVGMLMKCIPTHQGKELLEIHADICGHHAAPRLLVGKAFHQGLYWPTTLRDTEEVVCTCEWCHLYAWQTLLPALVLQTIPVTWSFVVWGFDMVGTLRKAPDGFTHLLVAVDKFTKWIEAKPSPKPIPKSPSSSS, from the coding sequence ATGGAGGTTACACCTCCAGCAGCCGACGCAGCGGTAAACGACCCTGACTGGAGGGCGCCCCTCCTGGCCTACCTCCTTGATGAGGTCCTCCCAGCCAATATAATTGAGGCGCGAAGGATTGCTCGacgcaccaagatgtatgttgCCACCGACGGTGAGCTTTACCAGTGCAGCCCATCGACAGTGGGAATGCTGATGAAATGCATCCCGACCCATCAGGGCAAGGAACTCCTTGAGATCCATGCTGACATCTGTGGACACCACGCAGCCCCACGATTGCTAGTCGGCAAGGCCTTCCACCAAGGTTTGTACTGGCCAACAACACTACGTGACACGGAGGAGGTTGTTTGTACATGCGAGTGGTGTCATTTGTACGCTTGGCAGACCCTCCTACCAGCATTGGTGCTTCAGACCATCCCCGTCACATGGTCATTCGTGGTCTGGGGTTTTGACATGGTCGGGACTCTCAGGAAGGCCCCTGACGGTTTCACTCACCTGCTTGTCGCGGTGGACAAGTTCACAAAGTGGATTGAGGCGAAACCATCACCAAAACCAATTCCCAAGAGCCCATCAAGTTCTTCCTGA